In Rhineura floridana isolate rRhiFlo1 chromosome 1, rRhiFlo1.hap2, whole genome shotgun sequence, the following proteins share a genomic window:
- the CHRNA6 gene encoding neuronal acetylcholine receptor subunit alpha-6, with the protein MLSQKWLGFLYFTFYLWANVLLILLQDCLACKSEERLFHKLFSRYNQYIRPVENVSDPVAVYFKVAITQLANVDEVNQIMETNLWLRHIWNDYKLRWNPIEYDGIEFVRVPADKIWKPDIVLYNNAVGDFQVEGRTKALLRYDGTITWTPPAIFKSSCPMDITFFPFDHQNCSLKFGSWTYDKAKIDLLIIGSKVDMNDFWENSEWEIVDASGYKHDIKYNCCEEIYTDITYSFYIRRLPMFYTINLILPCLFLSFLTVLVFYLPSDCGEKMTLCISVLLSLTVFLLVITETIPSTSLVIPLVGEYLLFTMIFVALSIVVTVFVLNVHYRTPTMHTMPKWVKTIFLCLLPKVLMMKRPVQKRVEAPPKKNKKGGAAKSSKQKADEPREMKAFAEHKCCHCDKPREPTASKKRRPGHQLAKWLDEQTEYSPEVKEVISSIQFIAENMRSQNETKEVEDDWKYVAMVIDRVFLWVFIILCVFGTAGLFLQPLVADT; encoded by the exons ATGCTTTCGCAGAAATGGTTGGGgttcctttatttcactttctatCTATGGGCAAATGTCTTACTGATCCTCCTTCAAG aTTGCTTGGCATGCAAATCAGAAGAAAGACTGTTTCACAAACTCTTCTCCCGTTACAACCAGTACATCAGACCTGTGGAAAATGTGTCGGATCCAGTTGCAGTGTATTTTAAAGTGGCAATTACACAGCTTGCAAATGTG GATGAAGTCAATCAGATTATGGAAACCAATCTATGGTTGCGGCAT ATTTGGAATGATTATAAACTGCGGTGGAATCCAATAGAATATGATGGGATTGAGTTTGTCCGAGTGCCAGCAGATAAAATATGGAAACCTGATATTGTGTTATACAACAA TGCAGTTGGAGATTTCCAGGTTGAAGGCCGGACCAAAGCTCTTCTCAGATATGATGGCACCATCACATGGACACCACCTGCCATCTTTAAAAGCTCCTGTCCCATGGATATTACTTTCTTCCCTTTTGATCACCAAAACTGCTCCCTGAAATTTGGGTCGTGGACTTATGACAAAGCCAAAATTGACCTTCTAATTATTGGTTCCAAAGTGGATATGAATGACTTTTGGGAGAATAGTGAATGGGAAATAGTTGATGCTTCTGGCTATAAACATGACATCAAGTACAACTGCTGTGAGGAGATCTACACCGATATAACCTACTCCTTTTATATCCGAAGGCTGCCCATGTTCTACACCATTAATCTGATCCTCCCCTGTCTCTTCCTTTCATTCTTGACTGTATTGGTTTTTTACCTTCCATCTGACTGTGGAGAGAAAATGACCCTTTGCATCTCTGTCCTGCTTTCTTTGACTGTGTTCCTGTTGGTAATCACAGAGACAATCCCCTCTACGTCTCTAGTAATACCCCTGGTCGGAGAATACCTGCTGTTCACCATGATATTTGTGGCTCTCTCAATCGTTGTCACAGTGTTTGTGCTGAATGTCCACTACAGGACTCCAACGATGCACACGATGCCCAAGTGGGTCAAAACCATTTTCCTCTGTCTCTTGCCCAAAGTTCTGATGATGAAGAGACCTGTCCAGAAACGTGTTGAAGCCCCACCTAAGAAAAACAAGAAAGGTGGTGCTGCTAAATCCAGCAAGCAAAAGGCTGATGAACCCAGAGAAATGAAAGCCTTCGCTGAACACAAGTGCTGCCACTGTGACAAACCCAGAGAACCAACCGCAAGTAAGAAAAGGAGGCCAGGCCACCAATTGGCTAAATGGTTGGATGAGCAAACAGAATACTCCCCTGAGGTCAAAGAAGTAATTAGCAGCATTCAGTTCATCGCAGAAAACATGAGGAGTCAGAATGAGACCAAAGAG GTGGAAGATGACTGGAAATACGTTGCCATGGTAATTGACAGAGTGTTCCTGTGGGTGTTCATAATTCTCTGTGTATTTGGGACTGCAGGTTTATTCCTACAGCCACTGGTAGCAGATACATAA